In one window of Lampris incognitus isolate fLamInc1 chromosome 3, fLamInc1.hap2, whole genome shotgun sequence DNA:
- the angptl1a gene encoding angiopoietin-related protein 1a: MQGVMWSLCVLLCLWEHSYCRSSRESRRTKEFPLHRTKRASQDPDVKKCSYTFLVPDEKITGPICASTTGPEPDKDRVTRMDIADVREVLNKQRREIETLQLVVDVDGNMVNEMKLLRKESRNMNSRVTQLYMQLLHEIIRKRDNSLELAQLENRVLNVTSEMLRLASRYKELEARFATMAGVVNNQSILITALEEQCLRTLGRSELPVVPPLVQVVPENIPVNNRFTNEIQRHHSNRAFPRGSRMDSPTPSPFGINPPPPPQGTLTSDGPFKDCYQVRQAGHSTSGMYLLKADGSERLIQAWCEHGLDNGGWTVLQRRKDGSINFFRNWENYKKGFGNIDSEHWLGLENIYNLGKQGDYKLMVELEDWTGKKVYAEYSSFHLESESEGYRLRLGTYQGNAGDSLSSHNGKQFTTLDRDKDAFSGNCAHFHKGGWWYNTCGQTNLNGVWYSGGVYRSKFQDGIFWAEYGGGFYSLKSVQMMIRPID; this comes from the exons ATGCAGGGGGTAATGTGGAGCTTGTGTGTCCTGCTGTGCCTCTGGGAGCACAGCTACTGCAGGAGCTCAAGAGAATCACGGAGGACCAAAGAGTTTCCTCTCCACCGGACCAAACGAGCTTCCCAGGATCCTGATGTCAAAAAGTGCTCCTACACATTTCTGGTGCCCGACGAGAAGATCACAG GCCCTATCTGTGCCAGTACCACAGGCCCTGAGCCGGACAAGGACCGAGTGACTCGCATGGATATTGCAGATGTGCGGGAAGTGTTGAACAAGCAACGACGTGAGATTGAGACGTTACAGCTTGTGGTGGACGTGGATGGCAACATGGTGAATGAGATGAAGCTGCTGAGGAAGGAAAGCAGGAACATGAACTCCAGGGTGACCCAGCTCTACATGCAGCTGCTGCACGAAATTATTAGGAAGAGGGACAACTCTCTCGAGTTGGCCCAGTTGGAAAACCGTGTCCTCAATGTGACCTCCGAGATGCTCCGGCTTGCCTCCAGGTACAAGGAGCTGGAAGCTCGGTTTGCCACCATGGCTGGGGTGGTCAACAACCAGTCCATTCTCATCACCGCCTTAGAAGAGCAATGTTTGAGGACACTGGGACGCAGTGAGCTTCCAGTGGTGCCACCACTGGTACAGGTGGTACCAGAGAATATACCAGTTAACAACCGTTTTACGAATGAGATACAAAGACACCATAGTAACCGGGCTTTTCCACGTGGGTCTCGCATGGATTCCCCCACCCCAAGCCCATTTGGAATCAACCCGCCACCTCCACCGCAGGGAACCCTCACCTCAGATG GTCCGTTCAAGGACTGCTACCAAGTGCGGCAAGCTGGCCACAGCACCAGTGGGATGTACCTTCTGAAGGCAGATGGCAGTGAGCGGCTGATCCAAGCCTGGTGTGAACATGGCCTGGACAATGGAGGGTGGACTGTATTGCAAAGGAGGAAAGATGGCTCCATTAATTTCTTCAGAAACTGGGAGAACTACAAG AAAGGCTTTGGGAACATTGACAGCGAGCATTGGCTTGGCCTAGAAAACATCTATAACCTAGGGAAACAGGGTGACTACAAACTGATGGtggagctggaggactggacaGGGAAGAAGGTATATGCTGAGTACAGCAGCTTCCACCTGGAGTCAGAGAGCGAGGGTTATCGCCTGAGGCTGGGCACCTACCAAGGCAATGCTGGGGACTCCCTCAGCAGCCACAATGGCAAACAGTTCACTACCCTGGATCGGGACAAGGATGCCTTCTCAG GCAACTGTGCCCACTTTCACAAAGGTGGCTGGTGGTACAACACCTGCGGCCAAACCAACCTGAATGGGGTGTGGTACAGTGGTGGGGTCTACCGCAGCAAATTCCAGGACGGAATCTTCTGGGCAGAGTATGGCGGAGGCTTCTACTCACTCAAATCCGTCCAAATGATGATTCGACCGATCGACTGA